The Panicum virgatum strain AP13 chromosome 6K, P.virgatum_v5, whole genome shotgun sequence nucleotide sequence TATGCAGCTGTTTAATTTCCTAGGTAAACTCATCTCCCCATACTTAAGTGATCTCAGTTGCTCTTTGTACCCTCCCACTTCATGGATGAAGGAGTGCTACTGTACCAACTGATGTCAACTCTCCTGAACCAACTAATACAGTTTCGTCCTTTTGATCCAGGTTTAGCTAGCAGTGCTGAACTCAAGTCATGGAATGATGACGTGTTTTGGGGTGGGATATAACATGCTTTTGAAGCACTAGATGCGGTATGATGGATCGCTGCTATGGACTATATGTTACTTAGCTGTATGCAGTATGATGGATCGCTGCTATTAGGGATGGACCTATGGTGGAGCGCTGTACTCGATCATCAGGGTGCATGTGAGCTGGGTCATGCTTGATTTTCAGTGACTTGAACCGTAATGCTACGCTGTATGCCACACTATTACTGTTTCATGCTATTATATTGATCTTGTGGTGTGAGCTAGCTCGAAAAAGTTCATTGTTGATCGTGGCCAGTGGGCCTGAGTGGAACTAGTAATCTGGGGGGATGAAGTCCATTCATTTGGGTGTTCAGCGCCGAGCAAACTGTCAGTCTGCAATGATCCATGTGGGGAGTGGTTCTTGGTTTCTAAACGGTTATTCTTGCTGACAAGATTGATGCTTGCCGGCTGTGGAGTCGGGGATTCACCGGTTGTGGTTGGCCACTCGCTGCTGCAGAATGAGAACTGGTTGTCGTTGCTGGAGCCTAGCCGTCCGCCTCTTCCAAATATTTACACAAAACACCCTAAATTAGATCGTGATTACTAATCGCGATCCGATTATTTACATTATACCCCCTCAAATTAATCGGTTACTTGCATAAAACCCCTCTCGTACCTGTCCTCCTCGTCCCCTCGCACATGACATGGCCCGGGACGCCCCTTCCCGTCAGGCGACGATGACAGCGAGACCTGCCTCTTCCTCGCGCATGGATTGCAGGTCTTCCTCCGCCTTGCCTTGTGATTTTCGCCACGATCCTCCCTTCCGTTCCGCCTCCAACTCAAACAGGATAGCGAGGCCAGTGGGAGGAGGATGACTGGATGAGCAGGAAAGGGATGCGAATTGCGAACGGAActtcggcggcgggcgggacgGTGCCGCCGGATACACGGCATTACCGTCGCCTCCTGTCAGTCAGGAGACACTGGATTTCGCGGACTCCTCCACGGTCACGGCGGCGGTTGAACTGCGGATTGCGCATCCAATGAATTTTTCCGCAAACCTTTAGCTGCTTATGCTTAATTTGATCTTCTTTTGCAGATATTGTTCGCCGTCAGCTTTGATGGAAGCGGCGGGATCGATGCTGAAGCGGCTTTTGGCTTTGTTGCTTGCTTGCGAGTAGAAACTCCAATTAGCAGCTCAAGGTAATTTCGTTCTTCTGTTGATGATTAACAGTGTCTTGACGAAGGTGAATTATGATAGTTTACTTTTGACTGTTTACTTGTTGCTTGATGAATTAGCTGCTCAAGGTAATTTCGTTCTTCTGTTTGCTGGGAAATGGAAATAACGAAATGCGGCATATGTAATAGTAGAATTAAGATGGCATGCTATGTATTCTGAGGTGCCCATGTACCCAGATCTgagctctgaagtctgaactctgaactgaCAAACAAATTCAGGATTcagaaaagaaagggaaaatcaCATGACAGAAATTTTCTTCAAAACTAAAAAGAATAACCAGTCAGAAAAACTCTGGCCAGAGTCTGGGGTGACCTCAAATCTTTGGACAGTTACAACTTACAACACTACCAGAAAACAAATATTGTGGACCTTCTGAATAATTCGATTAATATAACAGCAAAACCAAGGTTTGCTCACCAAATTCAGATGTTGCCTCCTTCCCCCCTTTTCCTCTTTCTGCTTAATACTACAATCATCTGCACTAAAGGCTGAAAGCAAATATTCAACAAAACAAGGCCGAAAGCAAACGAAGGAACTACAATAGAAGGAACCACAGAACATTCAAATCGTCTATGTACACAAGAAGAAACACACCTATCTCACCACCTTTGTTATTTACATCTGAGGGCCCTAAGGCAATCTGCCCATGAACTGCTGGTAAGCTGCCATAGCATTCCCGTTTCCCACCTGCAATTGGGACTGCTCATCTGGGTTCACCTTCACCTCACCTCTTGGCAGGACAAGCCCTGCACAACCCTGCATTTTTGGAGGATGGCCAGGTACTGATGCTGGCATGAAAGTTCTCAGAGATGGTACTGGTACTGCCATGCCAGGAGGGAGCATTCCGAAGGAGAAACCGCCTGAAGTTGCGCTGAGTTGCGGTGGGAGACAAAGTGAGCCGTAGGCACCAGCAGCGCTCAACTGTGGGATGCTGGGTTGTGCCTGTTCTGGCCTCCGGTGAAGGTTGCTACCCTGTGGCGCAGCACCGGAACTGGAGTTCGGTTGCCCACTGCTGTTTCTGGCAGCTGGAACTTCATGGTTGTGCTTGCCCTCATAGGTGGTGATCACAGACTTGAGATCATTTGAGGCTCTCTCCACATGCTTGCGCACTGAGCAGCCTGCGTAAGTGCATTTATAGTAGCTCCTGCAGACACATAGATGGATATTTCTTTGTCAATGGTGaactattgaaaagctaagatctctatatttttttacatatttttttccTGTCAAAGGTTAAGGTTTCCAATCCATTTGGTTTCCTAATAAACTAAGGAAGAGATGGAAATGACACTACAAAGCTGACCTCGGGTTTGGATTTCCTTTGACAACTTTCTGCCCATACTTGCGCCAGCGGTAACCATCATCAAGGATGTCAACCTCACTTGTGGTCTGCACAACAATCCGAGGTTCCCGGACAGCTCTTGATGCCATAGCTGCCATGTCAAAGGCATTGGTGGTAGTGTTAGTAGTGGCAGAAACCTCCATCTTCCTGAAAGAAGTTCAAAGGAACACATGAGCATTGGTTTAACGGGATTGCATGCTCGTATTATATAGTTGGTAACAAAACCCAACCTTCTTTTAGATTCAGTCTCATCTTCATCCCCACCATAGGTTAAGGGAATGGTGCCATGGGTTGCCCTGTCATCTTTCTCAATGGATGAGACTGTTGATGAGACATCTACAGCTTCTTGGGACTCCATAACACATGTATCAGCAATCTCTGTTGTGGTAAGAGAACCAGACAGATTTCTTTCAAGACCTCCACTGTGCACATCTAAGTGGTCATTTAGAGCCATTCCCCGTGACGTTTCTGTGTTATGACCAGGTTTGGAACGAAAGTTCTCAGAGCCATCAGCTTGCAAATCATTGACGTGTGATGACTGGACACTTGGCCGGCGGTTGGGAGGCGGCAAAGGGTGACTGTGGGAACCTTTGTAGACTATCTCCGTTATATGACCCTCTTGAGAACGCTCCACCTTTTTCTTGACAGGGCAATTTGGGTGAGTGCATTTGTAGTAGCTCCTTGGGTGCTCACTATTCTTCACTTGCTTTTGTCCATATTTTCTCCAGTTATATCCATCCTCAGCAGGTGTGATAACTGATACGGAAGAATCTTCTCCATTTTGGTTTTGCTCACTCTCTACCTGTTCATCGGCAGGGGATGGATGATCGTTGTCTAACATGGAATCACATGTGCTAGGTTTAACAAGATTTTCCTCATTTTCATCCTTGGTTGCAGTTGTGCTAGCCTGGAGACTTAATTCCTGCTGACTATCATTTAGGGACTGGTTTTGGTGAAATGCACTTAAACCCTGGAAAGTGCAAACTTTGTCAGGCCAGTGCCTTACAAACAAGGAGATGTGTTTGTACATGTCAAATTTACAAGACAAAGAAAATGCAGTAGTAAGGAAGGGAAGTAGCAGGGTGGAGGTGATGGGGGCAATAACATTTCAGCAAACATACCTTGTCCACAGTTGAAAAACTTGGGGGCTTAGACCTCAAAATAGTCTGGAAGGAAAATGCACAATCATCTTGCGATTGATCTTCAGCCTTCTTCGGTACCGAGGATATCATTGATTTAAAGTTATTAGGCATCAGAAAAGGCAATTTGCCGGTCGTAGGAGAAGGTTGTGCCTACAGAGATCATAAACAATTACAGGTTCACATCACAAAAAGTATAAGGAAACTAGGAAAGAGGGAACCATCTTCTCTATTTTATCCATGTCTTTAaaattttacttgtgcattaataaTTTCAGAAGTCGTAAAAGAAATAAATGTCCTGGTGGTTAGAAGATAGTCAAAAGATGCTTTGATCTAAACAAAAGGGAAATAGTCCAAGAAGTTGCACTTTGTATCTGACTTCATCAAGAGCGTCAATCATCTCGATACGTATTACATAGATACTTACAATGGCATTGGGTAGAAAAACTGGTGACTCCAGAAGCTCCCTTGGACTCACACCTGGTGGTATTGTCACAGGAGACCGAATTGGCGCAGAAGAACTGACACGAGATGTGTCAATTTTCAGGACTCCAAAACCGGCCCTGGCAGCCATCCTCTCTGCAAGACCTCCATGTGAGGTTGATTTCTGATTTGTGCTAAAAAGGTTTGATTCAAGCTGCAGAGGGGCTTTTGTATCTTGTACAGTTTCTTCAACGCTCGGATCCGCAAAAGTTTTGCTCTTATCAATTCCATCCTGTGGTTTGTTActgctattgtcaccaaagatgctGGAGAATGGACCAGAGCTGAATTCTTCGTTCAAGAAGCTTGACATCAGTGTTCTTGGGCTGGGTGAAGGAAGCATCCAATCCTCCATCAATGCTCTGCGGTTGTCGGTCCCGGCCATGCTTGTGGTAATTCTAATTCAGACTGAAACTTGTAAAGCAAAGTAGAAAATCTATTATTTTAGTTGAAACACTGAACCGTCTTGTTAATCAAACAGGAGCAATATTTCTTATCAGCTGTGCAAAGGAAAAGCAGATTGCTAGACATGGAACATGATTGCATAGCTGGAAACAAGAACAGACTTAACTGAATATCCTAGCACTCATTTAACATAGACATATGAACTCAGGATTCCGACAGGTGCAGATACGACTGAGGAAATGGGGCAACCTTTGCACAAAGATACTCTACAACAACAGTAAAGACACAATGAAAGAGGAAATCACTGTTTAACCCCGGAGATTACAAGAAGGTGTGGAATTCATACTCACCACATTACAGAATACACAGAAACACACTAAAGATCCCATGTAGATGTTCTTTTATGCCTACAGAAGAATTCATAGTCCTATGTGCAAACAAATGACAACCAAACGAGCTGAACTTGACGCAAGCAACTGAATCCAAGCACAACACTGCAAGGACAGTTTGATGAGATGGATAGACTCAAGCAGCCGAATAACCACTATGCAGAAATCACAGGACATGCCTTGAATTCTGGCAAAATGACCCACAGGCATAATATTCTGACACAACCTACAGTCTGCAGGTAATCCCCAGCTGAATTTTGCAAACTACCAACCAAGCCTCAAACTTCATAAACTATAAACAAGAAGCCATAAAGCCTCCGCTTTGATGAGCAAGGAGCCGCCTTTACCGAAAGAACTCATCAAAACATCGCGAAATTAAACGCAGCAAGGCATTCAAATAGGCACCTGAAGCGGCCGGGG carries:
- the LOC120713697 gene encoding probable WRKY transcription factor 2, coding for MAGTDNRRALMEDWMLPSPSPRTLMSSFLNEEFSSGPFSSIFGDNSSNKPQDGIDKSKTFADPSVEETVQDTKAPLQLESNLFSTNQKSTSHGGLAERMAARAGFGVLKIDTSRVSSSAPIRSPVTIPPGVSPRELLESPVFLPNAIAQPSPTTGKLPFLMPNNFKSMISSVPKKAEDQSQDDCAFSFQTILRSKPPSFSTVDKGLSAFHQNQSLNDSQQELSLQASTTATKDENEENLVKPSTCDSMLDNDHPSPADEQVESEQNQNGEDSSVSVITPAEDGYNWRKYGQKQVKNSEHPRSYYKCTHPNCPVKKKVERSQEGHITEIVYKGSHSHPLPPPNRRPSVQSSHVNDLQADGSENFRSKPGHNTETSRGMALNDHLDVHSGGLERNLSGSLTTTEIADTCVMESQEAVDVSSTVSSIEKDDRATHGTIPLTYGGDEDETESKRRKMEVSATTNTTTNAFDMAAMASRAVREPRIVVQTTSEVDILDDGYRWRKYGQKVVKGNPNPRSYYKCTYAGCSVRKHVERASNDLKSVITTYEGKHNHEVPAARNSSGQPNSSSGAAPQGSNLHRRPEQAQPSIPQLSAAGAYGSLCLPPQLSATSGGFSFGMLPPGMAVPVPSLRTFMPASVPGHPPKMQGCAGLVLPRGEVKVNPDEQSQLQVGNGNAMAAYQQFMGRLP